One Lepus europaeus isolate LE1 chromosome 7, mLepTim1.pri, whole genome shotgun sequence DNA segment encodes these proteins:
- the SF1 gene encoding splicing factor 1 isoform X11 codes for MATGANATPLGKLGPPGLAPLPGPKGGFEPGPAPGPGAGLLAPPPPPPPVGSVGALTAAFPFAALPPPPPPPPPPPQQPPPPPPPPSPGASYPPPPPLYQRVSPQPPPQPPRQDQQPGPAGGGGDFPSKKRKRSRWNQDTMEQKTVIPGMPTVIPPGLTREQERAYIVQLQIEDLTRKLRTGDLGIPPNPEDRSPSPEPIYNSEGKRLNTREFRTRKKLEEERHNLITEMVALNPDFKPPADYKPPATRVSDKVMIPQDEYPEINFVGLLIGPRGNTLKNIEKECNAKIMIRGKGSVKEGKVGRKDGQMLPGEDEPLHALVTANTMENVKKAVEQIRNILKQGIETPEDQNDLRKMQLRELARLNGTLREDDNRILRPWQSSETRSITNTTVCTKCGGAGHIASDCKFQRPGDPQSAQDKARMDKEYLSLMAELGEAPVPVSVGSTSGPATTPLASAPRPAAPANNPPPPSLMSTTQSRPPWMNSGPSESRPYHGMHGGGPGGPGGGPHSFPHPLPSLTGGHGGHPMQHNPNGPPPPWMQPPPPPMNQGPHPPGHHGPPPMDQYLGSTPVGSGVYRLHQGKGMMPPPPMGMMPPPPPPPSGQPPPPPSGPLPPWQQQQQQPPPPPPPSSSMASSTPLPWQQNTTTTTTSAGTGSIPPWQQQQAAAAASPGAPQMQGNPTMVPLPPGVQPPLPPGAPPPPPPPPPGSAGMMIPPRGGDGPSHESEDFPRPLVTLPGRQPQQRPWWTGWFGKAA; via the exons ATGGCGACCGGAGCGAACGCCACGCCGCTGGGTAAGCTGGGGCCCCCCGGGCTCGCCCCGCTTCCCGGGCCCAAGGGGGGCTTCGAGCCGGGGCCTGCGCCCGGGCCCGGGGCGGGTCTgctggcgccgccgccgccgccgccgcccgtgGGCTCCGTGGGGGCCCTGACCGCGGCCTTCCCGTTCGcggcgctgccgccgccgccgccgccgccccccccgccgccccagcagccgccgccgccgcctccgccgccgtCCCCGGGCGCGTCGtacccgccgccgccgccgctctaCCAGCGCGTGTCGCCGCAGCCGCCGCCCCAGCCGCCGCGTCAGGACCAGCAGCCGGGCCCGGCCGGCGGCGGAGGAG ACTTCCCGAGTAAGAAGCGGAAGAGGAGCCGATGGAACCAAGACACGATGGAGCAGAAGACGGTGATTCCAGGAATGCCCACGGTCATCCCCCCTGGACTGACCCGGGAGCAAGAGAGAGCTTACATAG tgcaactgcagatagaagacctgaCTCGTAAACTgcgcacaggagacctgggcaTCCCCCCTAACCCTGAGGACAG GTCCCCTTCCCCTGAGCCCATCTACAACAGCGAGGGGAAGCGGCTCAACACCCGGGAGTTCCGCACCCGCAAGAAGCTCGAGGAGGAGCGGCACAACCTCATCACGGAGATGGTCGCCCTCAACCCCGACTTCAAGCCCCCCGCGGATTACAA ACCTCCAGCAACACGGGTGAGCGACAAAGTCATGATTCCCCAGGACGAGTATCCAGAGATCAACTTCGTGGGGCTGCTGATCGGGCCCAG AGGGAACACCCTGAAAAACATCGAGAAGGAGTGCAATGCCAAGATCATGATCCGGGGCAAAGGGTCTGTGAAGGAAGGGAAGGTCGGGCGCAAGGACGGCCAGATGCTGCCCGGGGAGGATGAGCCGCTGCATGCCCTGGTCACGGCCAACACCATGGAGAATGTCAAAAAGGCCGTGGAGCAG ATCAGGAACATCCTGAAGCAGGGCATCGAGACTCCAGAGGACCAGAACGACCTGCGGAAGATGCAGCTGCGGGAGCTGGCGCGCCTGAACGGGACCCTCCGGGAAGACGACAACAG gatctTGAGACCCTGGCAGAGCTCAGAAACGCGCAGCATCACCAACACCACCGTGTGCACCAAGTGCGGCGGGGCCGGCCACATCGCTTCCGACTGCAAATTCCAGAG GCCTGGTGACCCTCAGTCCGCTCAGGATAAAGCACGGATGGACAAAGAGTACCTGTCCCTCATGGCTGAACTGGGTGAAGCACCTGTCCCAGTGTCTGTGGGCTCCACCTCGGGGCCTGCCACCACCCCGCTGGCCAGCGCGCCTCGGCCTGCTGCTCCTGCCAACAACCCCCCTCCGCCG TCTCTCATGTCCACTACCCAGAGCCGCCCACCCTGGATGAATTCTGGCCCTTCAGAGAGTCGACCCTACCATGGCATGCACGGAGGTGGCCCTGGCGGGCCTGGAGGTGGCCCCCACAGCTTCCCACACCCATTGCCCAGCCTGACAGGTGGCCATGGCGGACATCCCATGCAGCACAACCCTAATGGACCCCCACCCCCTTGGATGCAGCCACCACCGCCACCGATGAACCAGGGCCCCCACCCACCTGGGCACCATGGCCCTCCTCCAATGG ATCAGTACCTGGGAAGTACGCCTGTGGGCTCTGGGGTCTATCGCCTGCATCAAGGAAAAG GTATGATGCCGCCGCCACCTATGGGCAtgatgccgccgccgccgccgccgcccagtgggcagcccccgcccccgccctctgGTCCTCTTCCCccatggcagcagcagcagcagcagcccccgccgcccccgccgcccagCAGCAGTATGGCTTCCAGTACCCCTTTGCCATGGCAGCAAA ATACGACGACTACCACCACGAGCGCTGGCACAGGGTCCATCCCGCCATGGCAACAGCAGCAGGCGGCTGCCGCAGCTTCTCCAGGAGCCCCTCAGATGCAAGGCAACCCCACTATGGTGCCCCTGCCCCCCGGGGTCCAGCCGCCTCTGCCGCCCggggcccctccccctccgccgcctccgccgcctgGTTCCGCCGGCATGAT GATCCCTCCCCGCGGCGGCGATGGCCCGAGCCATGAGAGTGAGGACTTTCCGCGCCCATTGGTGACCCTTCCAGGCAGACAGCCTCAGCAGCGCCCCTGGTGGACAGGATGGTTCGGCAAAGCAGCCTGA
- the SF1 gene encoding splicing factor 1 isoform X1 translates to MATGANATPLGKLGPPGLAPLPGPKGGFEPGPAPGPGAGLLAPPPPPPPVGSVGALTAAFPFAALPPPPPPPPPPPQQPPPPPPPPSPGASYPPPPPLYQRVSPQPPPQPPRQDQQPGPAGGGGDFPSKKRKRSRWNQDTMEQKTVIPGMPTVIPPGLTREQERAYIVQLQIEDLTRKLRTGDLGIPPNPEDRSPSPEPIYNSEGKRLNTREFRTRKKLEEERHNLITEMVALNPDFKPPADYKPPATRVSDKVMIPQDEYPEINFVGLLIGPRGNTLKNIEKECNAKIMIRGKGSVKEGKVGRKDGQMLPGEDEPLHALVTANTMENVKKAVEQIRNILKQGIETPEDQNDLRKMQLRELARLNGTLREDDNRILRPWQSSETRSITNTTVCTKCGGAGHIASDCKFQRPGDPQSAQDKARMDKEYLSLMAELGEAPVPVSVGSTSGPATTPLASAPRPAAPANNPPPPSLMSTTQSRPPWMNSGPSESRPYHGMHGGGPGGPGGGPHSFPHPLPSLTGGHGGHPMQHNPNGPPPPWMQPPPPPMNQGPHPPGHHGPPPMDQYLGSTPVGSGVYRLHQGKGMMPPPPMGMMPPPPPPPSGQPPPPPSGPLPPWQQQQQQPPPPPPPSSSMASSTPLPWQQNTTTTTTSAGTGSIPPWQQQQAAAAASPGAPQMQGNPTMVPLPPGVQPPLPPGAPPPPPPPPPGSAGMMYAPPPPPPPPMDPSNFVTMMGMGVAGMPPFGMPPAPPPPPPQN, encoded by the exons ATGGCGACCGGAGCGAACGCCACGCCGCTGGGTAAGCTGGGGCCCCCCGGGCTCGCCCCGCTTCCCGGGCCCAAGGGGGGCTTCGAGCCGGGGCCTGCGCCCGGGCCCGGGGCGGGTCTgctggcgccgccgccgccgccgccgcccgtgGGCTCCGTGGGGGCCCTGACCGCGGCCTTCCCGTTCGcggcgctgccgccgccgccgccgccgccccccccgccgccccagcagccgccgccgccgcctccgccgccgtCCCCGGGCGCGTCGtacccgccgccgccgccgctctaCCAGCGCGTGTCGCCGCAGCCGCCGCCCCAGCCGCCGCGTCAGGACCAGCAGCCGGGCCCGGCCGGCGGCGGAGGAG ACTTCCCGAGTAAGAAGCGGAAGAGGAGCCGATGGAACCAAGACACGATGGAGCAGAAGACGGTGATTCCAGGAATGCCCACGGTCATCCCCCCTGGACTGACCCGGGAGCAAGAGAGAGCTTACATAG tgcaactgcagatagaagacctgaCTCGTAAACTgcgcacaggagacctgggcaTCCCCCCTAACCCTGAGGACAG GTCCCCTTCCCCTGAGCCCATCTACAACAGCGAGGGGAAGCGGCTCAACACCCGGGAGTTCCGCACCCGCAAGAAGCTCGAGGAGGAGCGGCACAACCTCATCACGGAGATGGTCGCCCTCAACCCCGACTTCAAGCCCCCCGCGGATTACAA ACCTCCAGCAACACGGGTGAGCGACAAAGTCATGATTCCCCAGGACGAGTATCCAGAGATCAACTTCGTGGGGCTGCTGATCGGGCCCAG AGGGAACACCCTGAAAAACATCGAGAAGGAGTGCAATGCCAAGATCATGATCCGGGGCAAAGGGTCTGTGAAGGAAGGGAAGGTCGGGCGCAAGGACGGCCAGATGCTGCCCGGGGAGGATGAGCCGCTGCATGCCCTGGTCACGGCCAACACCATGGAGAATGTCAAAAAGGCCGTGGAGCAG ATCAGGAACATCCTGAAGCAGGGCATCGAGACTCCAGAGGACCAGAACGACCTGCGGAAGATGCAGCTGCGGGAGCTGGCGCGCCTGAACGGGACCCTCCGGGAAGACGACAACAG gatctTGAGACCCTGGCAGAGCTCAGAAACGCGCAGCATCACCAACACCACCGTGTGCACCAAGTGCGGCGGGGCCGGCCACATCGCTTCCGACTGCAAATTCCAGAG GCCTGGTGACCCTCAGTCCGCTCAGGATAAAGCACGGATGGACAAAGAGTACCTGTCCCTCATGGCTGAACTGGGTGAAGCACCTGTCCCAGTGTCTGTGGGCTCCACCTCGGGGCCTGCCACCACCCCGCTGGCCAGCGCGCCTCGGCCTGCTGCTCCTGCCAACAACCCCCCTCCGCCG TCTCTCATGTCCACTACCCAGAGCCGCCCACCCTGGATGAATTCTGGCCCTTCAGAGAGTCGACCCTACCATGGCATGCACGGAGGTGGCCCTGGCGGGCCTGGAGGTGGCCCCCACAGCTTCCCACACCCATTGCCCAGCCTGACAGGTGGCCATGGCGGACATCCCATGCAGCACAACCCTAATGGACCCCCACCCCCTTGGATGCAGCCACCACCGCCACCGATGAACCAGGGCCCCCACCCACCTGGGCACCATGGCCCTCCTCCAATGG ATCAGTACCTGGGAAGTACGCCTGTGGGCTCTGGGGTCTATCGCCTGCATCAAGGAAAAG GTATGATGCCGCCGCCACCTATGGGCAtgatgccgccgccgccgccgccgcccagtgggcagcccccgcccccgccctctgGTCCTCTTCCCccatggcagcagcagcagcagcagcccccgccgcccccgccgcccagCAGCAGTATGGCTTCCAGTACCCCTTTGCCATGGCAGCAAA ATACGACGACTACCACCACGAGCGCTGGCACAGGGTCCATCCCGCCATGGCAACAGCAGCAGGCGGCTGCCGCAGCTTCTCCAGGAGCCCCTCAGATGCAAGGCAACCCCACTATGGTGCCCCTGCCCCCCGGGGTCCAGCCGCCTCTGCCGCCCggggcccctccccctccgccgcctccgccgcctgGTTCCGCCGGCATGATGTATGCCCCACCCCCCCCGCCTCCGCCTCCCATGGACCCTTCTAACTTTGTCACCATGATGGGCATGGGGGTGGCGGGCATGCCGCCCTTCGGGATGCCTCCAGCTCCCCCGCCGCCTCCACCACAGAACTAg
- the SF1 gene encoding splicing factor 1 isoform X2, with protein MATGANATPLGKLGPPGLAPLPGPKGGFEPGPAPGPGAGLLAPPPPPPPVGSVGALTAAFPFAALPPPPPPPPPPPQQPPPPPPPPSPGASYPPPPPLYQRVSPQPPPQPPRQDQQPGPAGGGGDFPSKKRKRSRWNQDTMEQKTVIPGMPTVIPPGLTREQERAYIVQLQIEDLTRKLRTGDLGIPPNPEDRSPSPEPIYNSEGKRLNTREFRTRKKLEEERHNLITEMVALNPDFKPPADYKPPATRVSDKVMIPQDEYPEINFVGLLIGPRGNTLKNIEKECNAKIMIRGKGSVKEGKVGRKDGQMLPGEDEPLHALVTANTMENVKKAVEQIRNILKQGIETPEDQNDLRKMQLRELARLNGTLREDDNRILRPWQSSETRSITNTTVCTKCGGAGHIASDCKFQRPGDPQSAQDKARMDKEYLSLMAELGEAPVPVSVGSTSGPATTPLASAPRPAAPANNPPPPSLMSTTQSRPPWMNSGPSESRPYHGMHGGGPGGPGGGPHSFPHPLPSLTGGHGGHPMQHNPNGPPPPWMQPPPPPMNQGPHPPGHHGPPPMDQYLGSTPVGSGVYRLHQGKGMMPPPPMGMMPPPPPPPSGQPPPPPSGPLPPWQQQQQQPPPPPPPSSSMASSTPLPWQQRSLPAAAMARAMRVRTFRAHW; from the exons ATGGCGACCGGAGCGAACGCCACGCCGCTGGGTAAGCTGGGGCCCCCCGGGCTCGCCCCGCTTCCCGGGCCCAAGGGGGGCTTCGAGCCGGGGCCTGCGCCCGGGCCCGGGGCGGGTCTgctggcgccgccgccgccgccgccgcccgtgGGCTCCGTGGGGGCCCTGACCGCGGCCTTCCCGTTCGcggcgctgccgccgccgccgccgccgccccccccgccgccccagcagccgccgccgccgcctccgccgccgtCCCCGGGCGCGTCGtacccgccgccgccgccgctctaCCAGCGCGTGTCGCCGCAGCCGCCGCCCCAGCCGCCGCGTCAGGACCAGCAGCCGGGCCCGGCCGGCGGCGGAGGAG ACTTCCCGAGTAAGAAGCGGAAGAGGAGCCGATGGAACCAAGACACGATGGAGCAGAAGACGGTGATTCCAGGAATGCCCACGGTCATCCCCCCTGGACTGACCCGGGAGCAAGAGAGAGCTTACATAG tgcaactgcagatagaagacctgaCTCGTAAACTgcgcacaggagacctgggcaTCCCCCCTAACCCTGAGGACAG GTCCCCTTCCCCTGAGCCCATCTACAACAGCGAGGGGAAGCGGCTCAACACCCGGGAGTTCCGCACCCGCAAGAAGCTCGAGGAGGAGCGGCACAACCTCATCACGGAGATGGTCGCCCTCAACCCCGACTTCAAGCCCCCCGCGGATTACAA ACCTCCAGCAACACGGGTGAGCGACAAAGTCATGATTCCCCAGGACGAGTATCCAGAGATCAACTTCGTGGGGCTGCTGATCGGGCCCAG AGGGAACACCCTGAAAAACATCGAGAAGGAGTGCAATGCCAAGATCATGATCCGGGGCAAAGGGTCTGTGAAGGAAGGGAAGGTCGGGCGCAAGGACGGCCAGATGCTGCCCGGGGAGGATGAGCCGCTGCATGCCCTGGTCACGGCCAACACCATGGAGAATGTCAAAAAGGCCGTGGAGCAG ATCAGGAACATCCTGAAGCAGGGCATCGAGACTCCAGAGGACCAGAACGACCTGCGGAAGATGCAGCTGCGGGAGCTGGCGCGCCTGAACGGGACCCTCCGGGAAGACGACAACAG gatctTGAGACCCTGGCAGAGCTCAGAAACGCGCAGCATCACCAACACCACCGTGTGCACCAAGTGCGGCGGGGCCGGCCACATCGCTTCCGACTGCAAATTCCAGAG GCCTGGTGACCCTCAGTCCGCTCAGGATAAAGCACGGATGGACAAAGAGTACCTGTCCCTCATGGCTGAACTGGGTGAAGCACCTGTCCCAGTGTCTGTGGGCTCCACCTCGGGGCCTGCCACCACCCCGCTGGCCAGCGCGCCTCGGCCTGCTGCTCCTGCCAACAACCCCCCTCCGCCG TCTCTCATGTCCACTACCCAGAGCCGCCCACCCTGGATGAATTCTGGCCCTTCAGAGAGTCGACCCTACCATGGCATGCACGGAGGTGGCCCTGGCGGGCCTGGAGGTGGCCCCCACAGCTTCCCACACCCATTGCCCAGCCTGACAGGTGGCCATGGCGGACATCCCATGCAGCACAACCCTAATGGACCCCCACCCCCTTGGATGCAGCCACCACCGCCACCGATGAACCAGGGCCCCCACCCACCTGGGCACCATGGCCCTCCTCCAATGG ATCAGTACCTGGGAAGTACGCCTGTGGGCTCTGGGGTCTATCGCCTGCATCAAGGAAAAG GTATGATGCCGCCGCCACCTATGGGCAtgatgccgccgccgccgccgccgcccagtgggcagcccccgcccccgccctctgGTCCTCTTCCCccatggcagcagcagcagcagcagcccccgccgcccccgccgcccagCAGCAGTATGGCTTCCAGTACCCCTTTGCCATGGCAGCAAA GATCCCTCCCCGCGGCGGCGATGGCCCGAGCCATGAGAGTGAGGACTTTCCGCGCCCATTGGTGA
- the SF1 gene encoding splicing factor 1 isoform X5: MATGANATPLDFPSKKRKRSRWNQDTMEQKTVIPGMPTVIPPGLTREQERAYIVQLQIEDLTRKLRTGDLGIPPNPEDRSPSPEPIYNSEGKRLNTREFRTRKKLEEERHNLITEMVALNPDFKPPADYKPPATRVSDKVMIPQDEYPEINFVGLLIGPRGNTLKNIEKECNAKIMIRGKGSVKEGKVGRKDGQMLPGEDEPLHALVTANTMENVKKAVEQIRNILKQGIETPEDQNDLRKMQLRELARLNGTLREDDNRILRPWQSSETRSITNTTVCTKCGGAGHIASDCKFQRPGDPQSAQDKARMDKEYLSLMAELGEAPVPVSVGSTSGPATTPLASAPRPAAPANNPPPPSLMSTTQSRPPWMNSGPSESRPYHGMHGGGPGGPGGGPHSFPHPLPSLTGGHGGHPMQHNPNGPPPPWMQPPPPPMNQGPHPPGHHGPPPMGKSVPGKYACGLWGLSPASRKRYDAAATYGHDAAAAAAAQWAAPAPALWSSSPMAAAAAAAPAAPAAQQQYGFQYPFAMAAKYDDYHHERWHRVHPAMATAAGGCRSFSRSPSDARQPHYGAPAPRGPAASAARGPSPSAASAAWFRRHDVCPTPPASASHGPF, from the exons ATGGCGACCGGAGCGAACGCCACGCCGCTGG ACTTCCCGAGTAAGAAGCGGAAGAGGAGCCGATGGAACCAAGACACGATGGAGCAGAAGACGGTGATTCCAGGAATGCCCACGGTCATCCCCCCTGGACTGACCCGGGAGCAAGAGAGAGCTTACATAG tgcaactgcagatagaagacctgaCTCGTAAACTgcgcacaggagacctgggcaTCCCCCCTAACCCTGAGGACAG GTCCCCTTCCCCTGAGCCCATCTACAACAGCGAGGGGAAGCGGCTCAACACCCGGGAGTTCCGCACCCGCAAGAAGCTCGAGGAGGAGCGGCACAACCTCATCACGGAGATGGTCGCCCTCAACCCCGACTTCAAGCCCCCCGCGGATTACAA ACCTCCAGCAACACGGGTGAGCGACAAAGTCATGATTCCCCAGGACGAGTATCCAGAGATCAACTTCGTGGGGCTGCTGATCGGGCCCAG AGGGAACACCCTGAAAAACATCGAGAAGGAGTGCAATGCCAAGATCATGATCCGGGGCAAAGGGTCTGTGAAGGAAGGGAAGGTCGGGCGCAAGGACGGCCAGATGCTGCCCGGGGAGGATGAGCCGCTGCATGCCCTGGTCACGGCCAACACCATGGAGAATGTCAAAAAGGCCGTGGAGCAG ATCAGGAACATCCTGAAGCAGGGCATCGAGACTCCAGAGGACCAGAACGACCTGCGGAAGATGCAGCTGCGGGAGCTGGCGCGCCTGAACGGGACCCTCCGGGAAGACGACAACAG gatctTGAGACCCTGGCAGAGCTCAGAAACGCGCAGCATCACCAACACCACCGTGTGCACCAAGTGCGGCGGGGCCGGCCACATCGCTTCCGACTGCAAATTCCAGAG GCCTGGTGACCCTCAGTCCGCTCAGGATAAAGCACGGATGGACAAAGAGTACCTGTCCCTCATGGCTGAACTGGGTGAAGCACCTGTCCCAGTGTCTGTGGGCTCCACCTCGGGGCCTGCCACCACCCCGCTGGCCAGCGCGCCTCGGCCTGCTGCTCCTGCCAACAACCCCCCTCCGCCG TCTCTCATGTCCACTACCCAGAGCCGCCCACCCTGGATGAATTCTGGCCCTTCAGAGAGTCGACCCTACCATGGCATGCACGGAGGTGGCCCTGGCGGGCCTGGAGGTGGCCCCCACAGCTTCCCACACCCATTGCCCAGCCTGACAGGTGGCCATGGCGGACATCCCATGCAGCACAACCCTAATGGACCCCCACCCCCTTGGATGCAGCCACCACCGCCACCGATGAACCAGGGCCCCCACCCACCTGGGCACCATGGCCCTCCTCCAATGGGTAA ATCAGTACCTGGGAAGTACGCCTGTGGGCTCTGGGGTCTATCGCCTGCATCAAGGAAAAG GTATGATGCCGCCGCCACCTATGGGCAtgatgccgccgccgccgccgccgcccagtgggcagcccccgcccccgccctctgGTCCTCTTCCCccatggcagcagcagcagcagcagcccccgccgcccccgccgcccagCAGCAGTATGGCTTCCAGTACCCCTTTGCCATGGCAGCAAA ATACGACGACTACCACCACGAGCGCTGGCACAGGGTCCATCCCGCCATGGCAACAGCAGCAGGCGGCTGCCGCAGCTTCTCCAGGAGCCCCTCAGATGCAAGGCAACCCCACTATGGTGCCCCTGCCCCCCGGGGTCCAGCCGCCTCTGCCGCCCggggcccctccccctccgccgcctccgccgcctgGTTCCGCCGGCATGATGTATGCCCCACCCCCCCCGCCTCCGCCTCCCATGGACCCTTCTAA
- the SF1 gene encoding splicing factor 1 isoform X7 yields the protein MATGANATPLDFPSKKRKRSRWNQDTMEQKTVIPGMPTVIPPGLTREQERAYIVQLQIEDLTRKLRTGDLGIPPNPEDRSPSPEPIYNSEGKRLNTREFRTRKKLEEERHNLITEMVALNPDFKPPADYKPPATRVSDKVMIPQDEYPEINFVGLLIGPRGNTLKNIEKECNAKIMIRGKGSVKEGKVGRKDGQMLPGEDEPLHALVTANTMENVKKAVEQIRNILKQGIETPEDQNDLRKMQLRELARLNGTLREDDNRILRPWQSSETRSITNTTVCTKCGGAGHIASDCKFQRPGDPQSAQDKARMDKEYLSLMAELGEAPVPVSVGSTSGPATTPLASAPRPAAPANNPPPPSLMSTTQSRPPWMNSGPSESRPYHGMHGGGPGGPGGGPHSFPHPLPSLTGGHGGHPMQHNPNGPPPPWMQPPPPPMNQGPHPPGHHGPPPMGKSVPGKYACGLWGLSPASRKRYDAAAAAAAQWAAPAPALWSSSPMAAAAAAAPAAPAAQQQYGFQYPFAMAAKYDDYHHERWHRVHPAMATAAGGCRSFSRSPSDARQPHYGAPAPRGPAASAARGPSPSAASAAWFRRHDVCPTPPASASHGPF from the exons ATGGCGACCGGAGCGAACGCCACGCCGCTGG ACTTCCCGAGTAAGAAGCGGAAGAGGAGCCGATGGAACCAAGACACGATGGAGCAGAAGACGGTGATTCCAGGAATGCCCACGGTCATCCCCCCTGGACTGACCCGGGAGCAAGAGAGAGCTTACATAG tgcaactgcagatagaagacctgaCTCGTAAACTgcgcacaggagacctgggcaTCCCCCCTAACCCTGAGGACAG GTCCCCTTCCCCTGAGCCCATCTACAACAGCGAGGGGAAGCGGCTCAACACCCGGGAGTTCCGCACCCGCAAGAAGCTCGAGGAGGAGCGGCACAACCTCATCACGGAGATGGTCGCCCTCAACCCCGACTTCAAGCCCCCCGCGGATTACAA ACCTCCAGCAACACGGGTGAGCGACAAAGTCATGATTCCCCAGGACGAGTATCCAGAGATCAACTTCGTGGGGCTGCTGATCGGGCCCAG AGGGAACACCCTGAAAAACATCGAGAAGGAGTGCAATGCCAAGATCATGATCCGGGGCAAAGGGTCTGTGAAGGAAGGGAAGGTCGGGCGCAAGGACGGCCAGATGCTGCCCGGGGAGGATGAGCCGCTGCATGCCCTGGTCACGGCCAACACCATGGAGAATGTCAAAAAGGCCGTGGAGCAG ATCAGGAACATCCTGAAGCAGGGCATCGAGACTCCAGAGGACCAGAACGACCTGCGGAAGATGCAGCTGCGGGAGCTGGCGCGCCTGAACGGGACCCTCCGGGAAGACGACAACAG gatctTGAGACCCTGGCAGAGCTCAGAAACGCGCAGCATCACCAACACCACCGTGTGCACCAAGTGCGGCGGGGCCGGCCACATCGCTTCCGACTGCAAATTCCAGAG GCCTGGTGACCCTCAGTCCGCTCAGGATAAAGCACGGATGGACAAAGAGTACCTGTCCCTCATGGCTGAACTGGGTGAAGCACCTGTCCCAGTGTCTGTGGGCTCCACCTCGGGGCCTGCCACCACCCCGCTGGCCAGCGCGCCTCGGCCTGCTGCTCCTGCCAACAACCCCCCTCCGCCG TCTCTCATGTCCACTACCCAGAGCCGCCCACCCTGGATGAATTCTGGCCCTTCAGAGAGTCGACCCTACCATGGCATGCACGGAGGTGGCCCTGGCGGGCCTGGAGGTGGCCCCCACAGCTTCCCACACCCATTGCCCAGCCTGACAGGTGGCCATGGCGGACATCCCATGCAGCACAACCCTAATGGACCCCCACCCCCTTGGATGCAGCCACCACCGCCACCGATGAACCAGGGCCCCCACCCACCTGGGCACCATGGCCCTCCTCCAATGGGTAA ATCAGTACCTGGGAAGTACGCCTGTGGGCTCTGGGGTCTATCGCCTGCATCAAGGAAAAGGT AtgatgccgccgccgccgccgccgcccagtgggcagcccccgcccccgccctctgGTCCTCTTCCCccatggcagcagcagcagcagcagcccccgccgcccccgccgcccagCAGCAGTATGGCTTCCAGTACCCCTTTGCCATGGCAGCAAA ATACGACGACTACCACCACGAGCGCTGGCACAGGGTCCATCCCGCCATGGCAACAGCAGCAGGCGGCTGCCGCAGCTTCTCCAGGAGCCCCTCAGATGCAAGGCAACCCCACTATGGTGCCCCTGCCCCCCGGGGTCCAGCCGCCTCTGCCGCCCggggcccctccccctccgccgcctccgccgcctgGTTCCGCCGGCATGATGTATGCCCCACCCCCCCCGCCTCCGCCTCCCATGGACCCTTCTAA